The following coding sequences are from one Augochlora pura isolate Apur16 chromosome 6, APUR_v2.2.1, whole genome shotgun sequence window:
- the LOC144470972 gene encoding uncharacterized protein LOC144470972, with product MYTVLAQIEASLNSRPLHPLSIDPSDLNPLTPGHFLVGQALTAFSEADLTNDRQNRLSKFQPTQQMVQHFWKRWQRAYLHGLQQRSKWNIGSPDVPSVGAMVLAKEDNLPPMKWALGRILKLHTGKDGIAKVVVLRMAYGTYKRPVTKISLLPDTHDHLHLET from the coding sequence ATGTACACGGTGTTAGCACAGATTGAAGCATCCCTCAATTCCCGTCCGCTCCATCCTCTCTCCATAGATCCCTCTGATCTGAATCCGTTAACCCCAGGTCACTTTCTTGTGGGTCAAGCTTTGACGGCCTTTTCGGAGGCCGACCTTACTAATGATAGACAGAACCGATTGAGTAAATTTCAGCCGACACAGCAGATGGTCCAGCATTTTTGGAAACGCTGGCAGCGGGCATATCTACACGGCCTGCAGCAGCGATCAAAATGGAACATTGGATCTCCCGATGTACCAAGCGTTGGGGCCATGGTGCTAGCGAAGGAGGACAACCTCCCTCCGATGAAGTGGGCTTTGGGACGCATCTTGAAGTTACACACGGGCAAGGATGGAATCGCCAAAGTGGTGGTTCTTCGCATGGCCTACGGGACCTACAAGAGGCCAGTCACGAAGATCAGCCTCCTGCCCGACACTCACGACCATTTACACTTAGAAACCTAA
- the LOC144470974 gene encoding uncharacterized protein LOC144470974 codes for MEASKSLVAERGAVKAKLTVFKRFVESADVQSDTVAFEKRVRANEDLFQRFDRIQSQIEASVLDTPNEEVQLAEREQFEDSYFRTLSKAETRLAQARGLEPGTANRASPAPSDSNMTRLPVIKLPNFSGDFSQWIRFRDTFVSLVHDSERLSDMDKFNYLVSALSGPAAQIIESYSVSEANYKLAWERLKERFDDPKNLISHHVTAILDLEPAKKKNGTSLIKFIDTAVNNVRALQKILDPSDLCEAIINGVISRKLDSLSLDEWEKRVMDSPTMPAFRDLSKFLEQRAQYLTRKNSDGPSEGHSPVESQRSTKPREKYDKPYYVASHVANKESSKCVLCGDEHMLQYCCRFLAMSFSERHETVKRARMCFNCLRPGHSVKACNSSKCRKCGKMHHTLLHKEIASPPLVVEHDSNDLETLPPPTTHIAQSCMARDDLEGAILSTALAVETMVGGLGRAKRPIRSSTQVEVVSRSGGFKRKISCLVLETITEEMPNVPLNKIKLTIPRGVVPADPGFQTAGRIDLLIGAGLFWDLLCIGQIKVGLGNLLWQKTKLGWVLGGSLPWSKSQGNLKSFHSCHAITNRKLGNSISRFWKMEEISAPASKLIAHEPCELRFKQNTKRDETGRFTVAIPFSEQVLHSGKSRTQAARRLVSSEGKLRKNPDLRTKYSKFLARERIK; via the exons ATGGAAGCCTCTAAATCGCTAGTTGCCGAGCGCGGAGCCGTGAAGGCAAAGTTAACAGTTTTCAAAAGATTTGTCGAGTCAGCGGACGTGCAATCGGATACGGTGGCATTCGAAAAACGCGTTCGGGCAAATGAAGACCTTTTTCAGAGATTCGATCGAATACAATCGCAAATAGAGGCATCGGTACTGGACACTCCTAACGAGGAGGTCCAGCTCGCGGAGCGCGAACAATTCGAAGATAGTTATTTTAGAACCCTTTCAAAGGCGGAAACTAGATTGGCCCAGGCGCGAGGCCTGGAGCCTGGGACGGCGAATCGCGCTTCCCCAGCTCCATCAGACTCTAATATGACGCGTCTGCCGGTCATAAAACTTCCTAATTTTAGTGGTGACTTCAGTCAATGGATTCGCTTTCGAGACACGTTCGTTTCCTTGGTCCATGATTCGGAGAGACTGTCCGACATGGACAAATTTAACTATTTAGTTTCGGCGCTGTCGGGGCCTGCTGCCCAAATCATCGAATCCTATAGCGTCTCGGAAGCGAACTATAAATTAGCTTGGGAACGATTGAAGGAGCGGTTTGATGACCCGAAGAATCTAATATCGCATCATGTTACCGCAATTTTAGACCTAGAGCCagccaaaaagaaaaatggcacttctcttataaaatttattgatacaGCGGTCAATAACGTACGGGCTTTGCAAAAAATCCTAGATCCGTCGGACTTGTGCGAGGCTATCATTAATGGGGTTATTTCGAGGAAATTGGACAGCCTCTCCCTGGATGAATGGGAGAAGCGTGTTATGGATTCGCCCACCATGCCTGCGTTCCGCGATTTGTCAAAATTCTTGGAGCAACGAGCTCAATATCTAACGCGCAAAAATTCCGATGGGCCGTCCGAAGGCCATTCACCGGTGGAATCACAGAGATCCACCAAACCGCGTGAAAAATACGACAAACCATATTACGTGGCGTCCCATGTCGCAAACAAAGAAAGTAGTAAATGTGTCCTATGCGGTGATGAGCACATGCTCCAATATTGTTGCAGATTCTTGGCCATGTCTTTCTCTGAAAGGCATGAAAcggtgaaacgcgcgcgaatgTGTTTTAATTGTCTCCGACCAGGGCATAGTGTCAAGGCGTGCAATAGTTCTAAATGTCGAAAATGCGGTAAGATGCATCACACCTTGTTGCACAAGGAGATCGCATCTCCCCCCTTAGTCGTTGAGCATGATTCAAATGATCTTGAAACTCTCCCGCCACCCACCACTCATATCGCGCAATCTTGCATGGCAAGGGATGATCTCGAAGGCGCGATCCTTTCGACCGCGCTA GCCGTCGAGACCATGGTCGGTGGTCTAGGACGCGCAAAAAGGCCGATTCGCTCATCTACCCAGGTAGAAGTTGTGTCCCGTTCAGGAGGTTTTAAACGGAAAATCTCGTGCTTAGTGTTAGAAACTATTACGGAGGAAATGCCTAACGTTCCtctgaataaaatcaaattaacgATACCTAGGGGAGTGGTACCAGCCGATCCAGGGTTTCAAACGGCCGGTAGAATCGATCTATTAATTGGGGCAGGTCTATTCTGGGACCTGTTATGCATCGGGCAAATTAAGGTCGGTTTAGGCAATTTGTTGTGGCAGAAGACAAAGCTCGGATGGGTCCTAGGCGGCAGCCTCCCATGGTCAAAATCGCAGGGCAATCTGAAATCCTTTCACTCTTGTCACGCCATAACGAATAGAAAACTAGGGAATTCCATATCGCGGTTTtggaaaatggaagaaattaGCGCTCCCGCGAGCAAGCTTATTGCCCACGAACCGTGTGAATTGAGGTTTAAGCAAAATACAAAGCGCGATGAAACAGGACGGTTTACTGTAGCTATACCGTTTAGTGAACAAGTTCTTCATTCAGGAAAATCTCGCACGCAAGCGGCGCGTCGTCTGGTTAGTTCGGAAGGGAAGCTGAGGAAAAACCCGGATCTTCGAacaaaatatagcaaatttcTAGCTCGAGAGCGGataaaatag